The following are encoded together in the Peromyscus maniculatus bairdii isolate BWxNUB_F1_BW_parent chromosome 22, HU_Pman_BW_mat_3.1, whole genome shotgun sequence genome:
- the Amh gene encoding muellerian-inhibiting factor — protein sequence MQRPPLSPLALLLVTAGAVLRAETLREELKRAASPRGLIFLEDGVWPPSTPPEPLCLVTLRGVGNTSGAPLRVVGGLHSHERAFLEAIRESRWGPQDLATFGVCSSAAQATLPALQHLGAWLGEPGGQQVLVLHLDEVTWEPTLSLKFQEPPPGGASRWEQALLVLYPGPGPQVTVTGAGLRGTQILCPTPDTRYLVLAVDLPAGAWSGPGLALTLQPRREGAALSIGQLQAFLFGSDARCFTRKAPTLLLLPPAQPAPQPAQGQLDTVPFPPPPGLSLEPEDLPHSADPFLQTLTRLVRALRGPPTQASHTRLALDPGALASFPQGLVNLSDPVALERLLDGEEPLLLLLSPTAATVGDPTPLQGPASASWAAGLARRVAVELQAAASELRGLPGLPPAAPPLLARLLALCPNDSRSPGDPLRALLLLKALQGLRAEWRGREGRGRAGRSAGTAADGPCALRELSVDLRAERSVLIPETYQANNCQGACAWPQSDRNPRYGNHVVLLLKMQARGAALGRLPCCVPTAYAGKLLISLSEERISAHHVPNMVATECGCR from the exons ATGCAGAGACCACCCCTCTCCCCGCTGGCGCTACTGCTGGTGACGGCGGGGGCCGTGCTGCGGGCCGAGACCCTCAGAGAAGAGCTCAAAAGAGCCGCCAGCCCCAGGGGCCTCATCTTCCTGGAAGACGGGGTCTGGCCCCCAAGCACTCCCCCAGAGCCCCTGTGCCTGGTGACACTGAGAGGCGTGGGCAACACGAGCGGAGCCCCGCTGAGGGTGGTGGGGGGCCTGCACAGCCATGAGCGAGCCTTCCTGGAGGCCATTCGGGAGTCTCGCTGGGGACCCCAAGACCTGGCCACCTTCGGAGTCTGCAGCTCTGCCGCCCAGGCTACCCTGCCGGCGCTGCAGCACCTTGGGGCCTGGCTGGGCGAGCCTGGGGGTCAGCAGGTGCTGGTCCTACATCTGGATGAAG TGACATGGGAGCCCACGCTCTCGCTGAAGTTCCAAGAGCCTCCCCCCGGGGGAGCCAGCCGCTGGGAGCAGGCCCTGCTGGTGCTGTACCCTGGACCCGGCCCCCAGGTCACCGTCACAGGGGCTGGACTGCGGGGCACACAG ATCCTCTGCCCCACTCCGGACACCCGCTATTTGGTGCTGGCTGTGGACCTCCCAGCGGGGGCCTGGAGCGGCCCCGGCCTCGCCCTAACCCTTCAGCCACGCCGAGAAG GTGCCGCCCTGAGCATCGGCCAGCTGCAGGCCTTTCTGTTCGGCTCTGACGCTCGCTGTTTCACACGCAAGGCCCCCACCCTGCTGCTACTGCCCCCCGCCCAGCCCGCGCCGCAGCCAGCGCAGGGCCAGCTGGACACCGTGCCCTTCCCGCCGCCGCCGGG GCTGTCCCTGGAGCCCGAGGATCTGCCACACAGCGCCGACCCCTTCCTACAGACCCTCACTCGCTTGGTACGTGCCCTGCGGGGACCCCCGACGCAGGCCTCGCACACGCGTCTGGCCTTGGACCCTGGGGCGCTGGCCAGCTTCCCACAGGGCCTGGTCAACCTGTCGGACCCCGTGGCGCTGGAACGCCTGCTCGATGGGGAGGAACCCCTACTACTGCTGCTGTCTCCCACTGCGGCCACCGTGGGGGACCCCACGCCGCTGCAGGGCccggcctctgcttcctgggcagcCGGCCTGGCACGCAGGGTGGCCGTGGAGCTGCAGGCTGCGGCCTCAGAGCTGCGGGGCCTCCCGGGCCTGCCCCCCGCTGCGCCCCCGCTGCTGGCGCGCCTGCTGGCGCTGTGCCCCAACGACTCCCGCAGCCCCGGGGACCCGCTGCGCGCGCTGCTGCTGCTCAAGGCGCTGCAGGGCCTGCGTGCCGAGTGGCGCGGGCGGGAAGGGCGCGGGAGGGCGGGGCGCAGCGCGGGGACAGCGGCGGACGGGCCGTGCGCGCTGCGCGAGCTGAGCGTGGATCTGCGCGCGGAGCGCTCCGTGCTCATCCCCGAGACCTACCAGGCCAACAACTGCCAAGGCGCCTGCGCGTGGCCGCAGTCCGACCGCAACCCGCGCTACGGGAACCACGTGGTGCTCCTGCTGAAGATGCAGGCGCGCGGGGCCGCCCTGGGGCGCCTGCCCTGCTGCGTGCCCACTGCCTACGCCGGCAAGCTGCTCATCAGCCTGTCCGAGGAGCGCATCAGCGCGCACCACGTGCCCAACATGGTGGCCACCGAGTGCGGCTGCCGGTGA
- the Sf3a2 gene encoding splicing factor 3A subunit 2 has product MDFQHRPGGKTGSGGVASSSESNRDRRERLRQLALETIDINKDPYFMKNHLGSYECKLCLTLHNNEGSYLAHTQGKKHQTNLARRAAKEAKEAPAQPAPEKVKVEVKKFVKIGRPGYKVTKQRDTEMGQQSLLFQIDYPEIAEGIMPRHRFMSAYEQRIEPPDRRWQYLLMAAEPYETIAFKVPSREIDKAEGKFWTHWNRETKQFFLQFHFKMEKPPAPPSLPAGPPGVKRPPPPLMNGLPPRPPLPDALPPPPPGGLPLPPMPPTGPAPSGPPGPPQMPPPAPGVHPPAPVVHPPTSGVHPPAPGVHPPAPVVHPPTSGVHPPAPGVHPPAPGVHPAAPGVHPAAPGVHPAAPGVHPPAPGVHPPPSAGVHPQAPGVHPPAPAVHPQAPGVHPPAPGIHPQAPGVHPQPPPGVHPAAPVVHPQPPGVHPSNPGVHPAPMPPMLRPPLPSDGPGNMPPPPPGN; this is encoded by the exons ATGGACTTCCAGCACAGACCTGGAGGCAAGACCGGGAGTGGGGGCGTGGCCTCCTCCTCCGAGAGCAATCGGGACCGCAGGGAACGCCTGAGGCAGCTGGCCCTGGAGACCATCGACATCAACAAG GACCCGTATTTCATGAAGAACCATCTGGGATCCTATGAGTGCAAGCTCTGCCTGACGCTGCACAACAATGAG GGGAGCTACCTGGCCCACACGCAAGGGAAGAAGCACCAGACGAACTT GGCGCGGCGAGCTGCCAAGGAGGCCAAGGAAGCCCCTGCCCAGCCAGCACCCGAGAAGGTCAAGGTGGAGGTGAAGAAGTTTGTGAAGATCGGCCGCCCTGGGTACAAAG TGACCAAGCAGAGGGACACGGAGATGGGACAGCAGAGCCTGCTCTTCCAG ATCGACTACCCCGAGATTGCAGAGGGCATCATGCCTCGCCACCGCTTCATGTCTGCCTACGAGCAGAGGATCGAGCCCCCGGACCGCCGCTGGCAGTACCTGCTCATGGCTGCAGAGCCCTACGAGACCATTGCCTTCAAG gtaCCGAGCCGGGAGATCGACAAGGCGGAGGGCAAGTTCTGGACCCACTGGAACCGAGAGACCAAGCAG tTTTTCCTTCAGTTCCACTTCAAGATGGAGAAGCCCCCTGCCCCACCCAGCCTCCCAGCCGGCCCCCCAGGCGTCAAGCGGCCCCCGCCCCCTCTCATGAACGGCCTGCCTCCTCGCCCGCCACTGCCGGATGCcttgcccccacctccacctggtggcctgcctctgccccctatgCCCCCGACCGGGCCTGCTCCCTCTGGACCCCCTGGACCTCCCCAGATGCCTCCGCCAGCTCCTGGGGTGCACCCCCCAGCCCCAGTGGTCCACCCACCAACATCTGGGGTCCATCCCCCAGCTCCTGGGGTGCACCCCCCAGCCCCAGTGGTTCACCCACCAACATCTGGGGTCCATCCCCCAGCTCCTGGGGTGCACCCGCCGGCCCCTGGTGTTCACCCAGCAGCCCCTGGGGTTCACCCAGCAGCCCCTGGGGTTCACCCAGCAGCCCCTGGAGTGCACCCGCCAGCTCCTGGGGTCCACCCTCCCCCATCAGCGGGAGTTCATCCTCAGGCTCCAGGAGTACACCCCCCAGCCCCTGCAGTTCACCCCCAGGCCCCTGGGGTGCACCCCCCAGCCCCTGGTATCCACCCTCAGGCCCCTGGAGTgcacccccagcctcctcctggggTCCACCCTGCTGCCCCTGTGGTCCACCCTCAGCCTCCGGGGGTTCACCCCTCAAATCCTGGGGTGCACCCAGCTCCTATGCCCCCCATGCTAAGGCCCCCACTCCCCTCAGATGGCCCCGGGAacatgcctccccctcccccaggcaacTGA
- the Jsrp1 gene encoding junctional sarcoplasmic reticulum protein 1 yields the protein MTTRGLEDLDGGLGSCLPSDEFPLLEEPRSGRRPDGKARGASRPADSSSWTHVLQAPGTAGAAEKELEAREAPGTSKGTPKAGTSPRSVPARRKLQAAPPLKPPPPPPPPPSSDDLPWGDLTLNKCLVLASLVALLGSALQLCQDAVAGEVAVAAPPQRVPPSPPPQKPKAPAPEPQLSGPPPGPPEPPEPPGPPAQKQDPSEAAEAQGEPGGSAPEASGEERAPLGDRGSQERPRKEKPRTGEKPKKEKPRREKPGREERRRATREPGPFLSRRREAREGGRRPWTRDSRELEHGKRPAWAPRRRRDSDSRPRQRPRGGTGRD from the exons ATGACGACCAGAGGCTTGGAGGATCTGGATGGGGGCCTGGGCAGCTGCCTCCCCAGCGATGAGTTCCCGTTACTGGAGGAACCACGCTCCGGCCGGCGGCCAGACGGCAAGGCCCGAG GGGCATCCAGGCCGGCTGACTCGAGTAGCTGGACGCAT GTCCTCCAGGCCCCAGGGACTGCAGGCGCTGCGGAAAAGGAGCTCGAGGCCAGGGAGGCTCCGGGAACCAGCAAAGGGACGCCGAAAGCTGGGACAA GTCCCCGGAGCGTTCCCGCGCGCAGGAAGTTGCAGGCTGCGCCTCCCCtgaagccgccgccgccgccgcccccgccgccgtcCAGCGACGACCTGCCCTGGGGGGACCTGACGCTCAACAAGTGCCTGGTGCTGGCCTCGCTGGTGGCGCTGCTGGGCTCGGCCCTCCAGCTGTGCCAGG ACGCGGTGGCCGGGGAAGTGGCGGTGGCTGCCCCTCCGCAGCGGGTCCCGCCCAGTCCTCCACCCCAGAAGCCGAAGGCGCCCGCG CCTGAGCCCCAGCTCTCGGGGCCTCCACCCGGGCCCCCCGAGCCCCCCGAGCCCCCCGGGCCCCCGGCACAGAAGCAGGACCCGTCTGAGGCCGCAGAAGCCCAGGGTGAGCCTGGGGGGTCCGCCCCGGAGGCCTCTGGGGAGGAGCGCGCACCCCTAGGAGACCGAGGGTCCCAGGAGAGGCCGCGGAAGGAGAAGCCGAGGACAGGAGAGAAGCCGAAGAAGGAGAAGCCGAGGAGGGAGAAGCCCGGGAGGGAGGAGAGGCGGCGGGCCACCAGGGAGCCCGGCCCGTTCCTGTCCCGGCGCCGGGAGGCGCGCGAAGGAGGCCGGCGGCCGTGGACGCGGGACTCCCGGGAACTCGAGCACGGGAAGCGGCCGGCCTGGGCTCCCCGGCGACGCCGTGACAGCGACAGCCGGCCCAGACAGAGGCCCCGTGGGGGGACGGGGCGCGACTGA